A region of Haliotis asinina isolate JCU_RB_2024 chromosome 7, JCU_Hal_asi_v2, whole genome shotgun sequence DNA encodes the following proteins:
- the LOC137291738 gene encoding adenosine 3'-phospho 5'-phosphosulfate transporter 2-like codes for MSRFPVEPNEGRRQVFPNMKSDKVSVPMESGVEKKEEVSLLGIDLSNLSRSTQFIILTVATFFFYLIYGYLQELIFQLKGFKPFGWYLTLVQFACYTLFGLTELQFKQDKSRKIPMQAYWLLAFLTVASMGLSNTSVGYLNYPTQVIFKCCKLIPVLIGGILIQGKKFNSIDMTACLMMSIGLVLFMLADSSVSPNFNQYGVILISLALCSDGAIGNVQEKTLKKYSASNSEMVLYSYGIGFLYILVGLCVSGQIVPAFVFCQDHIVKTYGYAVLFSVSGYLGISVVLTLVKTFGALVAVTVTTCRKAVTIVLSFLFFTKPFTFQYLWSSLVVVLGIYLNLYSKNKESWDQKFNKFLQRWGLRPRELEAENIV; via the exons ATGTCCAGATTTCCAGTTGAACCAAATGAAGGTCGAAGACAagtatttccaaacatgaagTCAGACAAAGTTTCTGTGCCCATGGAATCAGGAGTTGAGAAGAAGGAGGAGGTTTCACTGCTTGGCATTGATCTGTCCAACCTCTCACGGAGCACGCAGTTTATAATTCTAACTGTGGCAACCTTCTTCTTTTACCTCATCTATGGCTATCTTCAG GAGCTAATTTTTCAACTGAAAGGGTTCAAACCTTTTGGCTGGTACTTGACCTTGGTGCAGTTTGCGTGCTATACACTGTTTGGACTCACAGAACTGCAGTTTAAACAGGACAAGAGTAGAAA GATACCCATGCAGGCCTACTGGTTATTGGCCTTTCTGACGGTAGCCTCCATGGGATTGTCCAACACATCAGTTGGCTACCTCAATTACCCAACTCAGGTGATATTCAAATGCTGCAAGCTGATCCCAGTACTCATTGGAGGAATTCTCATTCAAG GAAAGAAGTTCAACTCTATTGACATGACAGCATGTCTAATGATGAGTATTGGGCTCGTCCTGTTCATGCTTGCAGACTCTAGTGTATCACCAAACTTCAACCAGTATG GTGTCATCCTGATATCTCTTGCCCTGTGTTCGGATGGAGCCATAGGCAATGTCCAGGAGAAAACACTGAAGAAGTACAGTGCCTCAAACTCAGAAATG GTGTTGTATTCCTATGGAATTGGGTTTCTCTACATTTTGGTAGGACTCTGCGTCTCTGGCCAGATAGTTccagcttttgttttctgtcagGAT CACATAGTGAAGACGTACGGTTATGCAGTCTTGTTCTCTGTGTCTGGGTACTTGGGTATCAGTGTTGTCCTCACCCTGGTCAAGACTTTTGGGGCACTTGTAGCTGTAACAG TGACCACATGTAGGAAAGCTGTCACCATCGTCCTGTCCTTTCTGTTCTTCACAAAACCATTTACATTCCA ATATCTATGGTCGAGTCTGGTGGTGGTGCTGGGCATCTACCTCAACCTGTACAGCAAGAACAAAGAGTCCTGGGACCAAAAGTTTAACAAGTTCCTCCAGAGGTGGGGACTACGACCGAGAGAGCTAGAGGCGGAGAATATTGTCTGA